A region from the Leptospira venezuelensis genome encodes:
- the mpl36 gene encoding RlpA family plasminogen-binding lipoprotein MPL36: protein MKQIAAIFALITVTACASSETRRSISASGDPSEIFFEKEIVPMDQESKRDLVLAKNSSASRGLDDLLADNKPVKATTPSRQQSGSNGDFDEVGYSSWYGPKFHGKPTASGEIFDKTKLTAAHPSLPLGSVVRVKNLENDKEVLVKVNDRGPFVKDRIIDLSEKAAENLEFKDVGIARVGLTVVSKGGAAESEDMEGLEDEEALLKENKPERLTPKKAVTPAPLVKGAPKGQTVQVGVFRNSRLAEDYRKNLSAEYGEKVYLFERDGMFVLQMGDFMDRAKADLLKSKLKEDGVDCFIPKK from the coding sequence ATGAAACAGATAGCTGCTATCTTCGCATTGATAACTGTTACCGCTTGCGCTTCTTCCGAAACAAGAAGAAGTATCAGCGCGTCCGGAGATCCTTCCGAAATATTTTTTGAAAAAGAAATCGTTCCAATGGACCAAGAGTCCAAACGAGATTTGGTTCTGGCTAAGAACTCTTCCGCTTCCAGAGGATTGGATGATCTTCTTGCGGATAATAAACCAGTAAAAGCCACTACTCCTTCCAGACAACAATCAGGATCCAATGGAGACTTCGACGAAGTTGGATATTCTTCTTGGTATGGTCCTAAATTTCACGGTAAGCCAACTGCTAGTGGAGAAATTTTCGACAAAACAAAACTGACTGCAGCTCACCCAAGCCTTCCTTTAGGTTCAGTGGTTCGAGTGAAAAATCTAGAAAACGATAAAGAAGTTTTAGTAAAAGTAAACGACCGAGGACCTTTCGTAAAAGATAGGATCATCGATCTTTCTGAAAAAGCAGCAGAGAACTTGGAATTCAAAGATGTAGGAATTGCAAGAGTTGGTCTTACTGTAGTAAGTAAAGGTGGAGCAGCAGAGTCTGAAGACATGGAAGGTTTGGAAGATGAAGAAGCTCTTCTAAAAGAAAACAAACCTGAAAGATTGACTCCTAAAAAAGCTGTAACTCCTGCTCCATTAGTGAAGGGAGCTCCCAAAGGACAAACTGTCCAAGTAGGAGTTTTTAGAAACAGCAGACTTGCTGAAGACTACAGAAAAAATCTTTCTGCAGAATATGGTGAGAAAGTATATCTTTTCGAAAGAGATGGTATGTTCGTTCTTCAAATGGGTGATTTTATGGATCGCGCAAAAGCGGACCTTCTAAAATCAAAATTGAAAGAAGACGGAGTGGATTGCTTTATCCCTAAAAAGTAA